A window of Microthrixaceae bacterium contains these coding sequences:
- the sucD gene encoding succinate--CoA ligase subunit alpha, with product MSIFIDENTKVVYQGLTGSQGRYYGLLNRDYGTQVVAGTSPSKAGTDVDGIPIFATVAEAVEATGATASCIFIPAPGVKNAVIEAAEAGIKFIVVITEGVPAHDEAWFYNKLQRDFPDVQLLGPNCPGIISPGKANIGITAGHIAKPAVAGEKNVGIVSRSGTLTYQALYELQQQGIGVTTCVGIGGDPVPGTTFIDCLKAFEADPETHAIMMIGEIGGSAEEEAAEFIKTSVTKPVSSYIAGVTAPAGKKMGHAGAIVSGNAGTAQGKMDALRAAGVKVGLNPTEAGELMVEIIKGLG from the coding sequence ATGTCGATCTTCATCGATGAGAACACCAAGGTCGTCTATCAGGGCCTGACCGGAAGCCAGGGTCGTTACTACGGCCTGTTGAACCGTGATTACGGCACCCAGGTCGTGGCGGGCACCAGCCCTTCCAAGGCCGGCACCGACGTCGACGGCATCCCGATCTTCGCCACCGTCGCCGAAGCTGTCGAGGCCACCGGCGCCACCGCGTCGTGCATCTTCATCCCGGCTCCGGGCGTGAAGAACGCCGTGATCGAGGCCGCCGAGGCGGGCATCAAGTTCATCGTGGTCATCACCGAAGGCGTGCCGGCCCACGACGAGGCCTGGTTCTACAACAAGTTGCAGCGCGACTTCCCCGACGTGCAGTTGCTGGGCCCGAACTGCCCCGGCATCATCAGCCCCGGCAAGGCGAACATCGGCATCACCGCCGGTCACATCGCCAAGCCTGCGGTGGCGGGTGAGAAGAACGTCGGCATCGTGAGCCGCTCGGGCACCCTGACCTATCAGGCGCTCTACGAACTGCAGCAGCAGGGCATCGGCGTGACCACCTGTGTCGGCATCGGCGGCGACCCGGTTCCCGGCACGACCTTCATCGATTGCCTCAAGGCGTTCGAGGCCGACCCCGAAACCCACGCCATCATGATGATCGGCGAGATCGGTGGTTCGGCGGAGGAAGAGGCGGCGGAGTTCATCAAGACCAGCGTCACCAAGCCGGTGTCGTCCTACATCGCGGGTGTGACCGCGCCGGCCGGCAAGAAGATGGGCCACGCCGGCGCCATCGTGTCGGGCAACGCGGGCACGGCTCAGGGCAAGATGGACGCCCTGCGCGCCGCCGGTGTGAAGGTCGGACTCAACCCGACCGAGGCCGGCGAGTTGATGGTGGAGATCATCAAGGGCCTCGGCTAA
- a CDS encoding helix-turn-helix domain-containing protein, with protein MTKFASTLGSARRASGLTQSELSKRSGVARPNITAYESGRREPLFHSAVELLEATGAELIVEPPVAWTWTEGRRPYAVPSRLWRLAPHLALRRFNPGTHLWWSGPPRSFNLALRAERLRIYEILLREGTPADIEQTIDGVLLCEAWTDLVLPRELRAAWNGLVTQHAHEPIKQAAS; from the coding sequence GTGACCAAGTTCGCCTCCACATTGGGTTCAGCCAGACGGGCGAGCGGGCTCACCCAGTCGGAGCTTTCGAAACGATCTGGCGTCGCCCGCCCGAACATCACCGCGTACGAGTCCGGCCGCCGCGAGCCGCTCTTTCACAGCGCTGTCGAATTACTGGAAGCGACGGGCGCAGAACTCATCGTCGAGCCGCCAGTCGCGTGGACATGGACGGAAGGTCGTCGCCCATACGCAGTGCCCTCGCGGTTGTGGCGACTCGCACCGCATCTGGCACTTCGACGATTCAACCCCGGCACCCACCTGTGGTGGAGCGGGCCACCGCGGAGCTTCAACCTCGCGCTGCGCGCCGAACGCCTTCGAATCTACGAAATCCTCCTCCGCGAAGGGACGCCTGCCGACATCGAACAAACCATCGACGGCGTCTTACTCTGTGAAGCATGGACCGATCTCGTGCTTCCACGCGAACTACGAGCCGCTTGGAATGGCCTCGTCACGCAACACGCTCACGAGCCGATCAAACAAGCGGCATCATGA
- a CDS encoding NADP-dependent isocitrate dehydrogenase gives MSSIIYTYTDEAPALATHSFLPIIQAFAKVAGVRVETRDISLAGRIIANFPEGLSDTQRIGDALAELGDIVTHAEANVIKLPNVSASVPQLKAAIAELRAKGYDVPEYPDDPADDNEASIRERYAKVLGSAVNPVLREGNSDRRAAASVKNYAKKHPHRMGAWKSTSKTNVATMSGGDFFSNEKSVTVPEATNVSIVHVAADGTETVLKSGLALQAGEVFDATVMSAAALQDFLADQIARAKADGVLFSVHLKATMMKVSDPIIFGHVVKAFFPTTFGTYGALIAEAGGNPNQGLGQVLAAIESLPAADVGLIKEAIAADFANGPALAMVDSDKGITNLHVPSDVIVDASMPAMIRDSGKMWDAAGERQDCLAVLPDASYAGVYQTVIDDCRTHGAFDPATMGSVPNVGLMAQKAEEYGSHDKTFEIAAAGEVKVIDRSGALLFSHEVAAGDIWRACQTKDVPVRDWVRLAVERARITGAHAVFWLDAARAHDAELIAKVEAYLPEHNTDGLTIRILAPAEATAYSLERIRRGEDTISVTGNVLRDYLTDLFPILELGTSAKMLSIVPLLNGGGLFETGAGGSAPKHVQQIEKENHLRWDSLGEFLALGASFEHLARVSGNQRAQVLADTLDTATAKFLDENRSPSRKAGEIDNRGSHFYLAQYWARAAANQAADPKLAEVFGPVADALEANEDTINAELLAVQGSPVDLGGYYKPDAAKTDAVMRPSATFNAIIDGVTA, from the coding sequence GTGAGCTCGATCATCTACACCTACACCGACGAGGCGCCGGCGCTTGCGACGCACTCATTCCTGCCGATCATTCAGGCGTTCGCGAAGGTCGCGGGTGTCCGGGTCGAGACCCGCGACATCTCGTTGGCGGGGCGCATCATCGCCAATTTCCCCGAGGGCCTGAGCGACACCCAACGCATCGGCGACGCGCTCGCCGAACTCGGCGACATCGTCACCCACGCCGAGGCGAACGTCATCAAGTTGCCCAACGTTTCGGCCTCGGTGCCCCAGCTCAAGGCGGCCATCGCCGAGTTGCGGGCGAAGGGGTACGACGTGCCCGAGTACCCCGATGATCCGGCCGACGACAACGAGGCGTCGATCCGGGAGCGGTACGCGAAGGTGCTCGGCTCGGCCGTGAACCCGGTGCTGCGCGAGGGCAACTCCGATCGTCGTGCTGCGGCATCGGTGAAGAACTACGCGAAGAAGCATCCGCATCGCATGGGTGCGTGGAAGTCGACCTCCAAGACGAACGTGGCGACGATGTCGGGCGGCGACTTCTTCAGCAACGAAAAGTCGGTCACGGTGCCGGAGGCGACCAACGTGTCGATCGTGCACGTCGCAGCCGACGGAACCGAGACCGTGTTGAAGTCGGGGCTCGCACTGCAGGCGGGTGAGGTGTTCGACGCGACGGTCATGAGCGCCGCCGCGCTGCAAGATTTCCTGGCCGACCAGATCGCCCGGGCGAAGGCCGATGGGGTGCTGTTCTCGGTGCACCTCAAGGCCACGATGATGAAAGTGTCGGATCCGATCATCTTCGGCCACGTCGTCAAGGCGTTCTTCCCGACCACCTTCGGAACCTACGGCGCCCTCATCGCCGAGGCCGGCGGCAACCCGAACCAGGGCCTCGGCCAGGTGCTCGCCGCGATCGAATCCCTGCCCGCCGCCGATGTCGGGCTCATCAAGGAGGCGATCGCCGCCGATTTCGCCAACGGTCCGGCGCTGGCGATGGTCGACTCCGACAAGGGCATCACGAACCTTCACGTGCCCTCCGACGTGATCGTCGATGCGTCGATGCCGGCGATGATTCGCGACTCGGGCAAGATGTGGGACGCCGCCGGCGAGCGCCAGGATTGCCTCGCGGTGTTGCCCGATGCCTCCTATGCCGGGGTGTATCAGACGGTCATCGACGACTGCCGCACCCACGGGGCCTTCGACCCGGCGACGATGGGTTCGGTGCCAAACGTCGGGCTCATGGCGCAGAAGGCCGAGGAGTACGGCAGCCACGACAAGACCTTCGAGATCGCCGCTGCCGGTGAAGTGAAGGTGATCGATCGGTCGGGTGCGTTGCTGTTCAGCCACGAGGTTGCGGCCGGCGACATCTGGCGTGCGTGTCAGACCAAGGACGTGCCGGTGCGCGACTGGGTTCGCCTTGCGGTCGAGCGGGCGCGCATCACCGGCGCCCATGCGGTGTTCTGGCTCGACGCAGCGCGGGCCCACGACGCCGAACTCATCGCCAAGGTCGAGGCGTACCTGCCCGAACACAACACCGACGGCCTCACCATTCGCATTCTCGCTCCGGCTGAGGCAACCGCCTACAGCCTCGAGCGCATCCGCCGCGGCGAGGACACGATCTCGGTGACCGGCAACGTGTTGCGCGATTACCTCACCGACCTGTTCCCGATTCTCGAACTCGGCACCTCGGCCAAGATGCTGTCGATCGTGCCGCTGCTCAACGGCGGTGGCCTGTTCGAAACGGGTGCCGGCGGATCGGCCCCCAAGCACGTGCAGCAGATCGAAAAGGAAAACCACCTGCGTTGGGATTCGCTCGGAGAGTTCCTGGCCCTGGGTGCGTCGTTCGAGCACCTCGCTCGGGTGAGCGGCAATCAGCGGGCCCAGGTGTTGGCCGACACCCTCGACACCGCGACAGCGAAGTTCCTCGACGAGAACCGTTCGCCCTCACGCAAGGCCGGCGAGATCGACAACCGCGGATCGCACTTCTACCTGGCGCAGTACTGGGCGAGGGCTGCGGCGAATCAGGCGGCCGATCCCAAACTCGCCGAGGTGTTCGGCCCGGTCGCCGACGCACTCGAGGCGAACGAGGACACGATCAACGCGGAACTGCTTGCGGTGCAGGGTTCGCCGGTGGATCTTGGTGGGTACTACAAGCCCGATGCCGCCAAGACCGATGCGGTGATGCGCCCGAGCGCGACGTTCAACGCGATCATCGACGGCGTCACCGCCTGA
- a CDS encoding ATP-binding protein: protein MTVPTFEFPMIDRFIDRVDELARLESWWNDDDALPINLFGRRRVGKSWLFRRFAHGKPAILLVAHKVAPGAQLATFARALEAILGVVPELPDLASLFSTLYRIARDERVLVVIDEFPWLLPSGEQATDRALTAVQAVIEHERDRSQLKLILCGSAIKQMEAMQTERNPLFGRFAPLHLRPLAFAEASLFLTELDPISRFERFAITGGMPRYLTTLGADRSLRSALAHQVLNHNAALWDEARTVLEQELGEPRLHFAILESLATGDKELNEIAQSTRVPATSLSKYLNVLSDLGIVDRRLPIGARLSARGGHWHLLDPFFRFWFRFVFPYQDELENGLSGNDLFDAIISEQLHDHVAGEFERWCQRWTRTHRGTKSPTVGSWWGAATKHGHTSAGRHTEEIDIVGIRQGRRVSIVGEAKWRTRKLDATILRDLYEYKLPALEAAGFTLDRDLEVLLFARAGYSASLRAAADRDQRVTLVDVAAALAH, encoded by the coding sequence ATGACGGTCCCGACGTTCGAATTCCCGATGATCGACCGCTTCATCGACCGCGTCGATGAGCTTGCTCGCCTCGAGTCATGGTGGAACGACGACGACGCGTTGCCGATCAACCTCTTCGGCCGGCGCCGTGTCGGCAAATCGTGGCTTTTCCGACGATTCGCCCACGGCAAGCCAGCGATCCTGCTCGTTGCGCACAAGGTCGCCCCCGGAGCGCAGCTCGCAACCTTTGCCCGAGCCCTCGAAGCGATCCTCGGCGTGGTACCGGAGTTGCCCGATCTCGCGTCGCTGTTCTCCACTCTGTACCGGATCGCACGCGACGAACGCGTCCTCGTCGTCATCGACGAATTCCCGTGGCTCCTCCCCTCGGGCGAGCAGGCAACCGACCGAGCGCTCACCGCGGTTCAGGCGGTCATCGAACACGAACGCGACCGGTCACAACTCAAGCTGATCCTGTGCGGCTCGGCGATCAAACAGATGGAAGCGATGCAGACCGAACGCAACCCGCTGTTCGGACGATTCGCCCCGCTGCACCTCCGCCCGCTCGCATTCGCCGAGGCATCGCTGTTTCTCACCGAACTCGACCCCATCAGCCGATTCGAGCGATTCGCCATCACCGGCGGGATGCCCCGTTACCTCACCACGCTCGGCGCAGATCGAAGCCTGCGCTCTGCACTGGCCCACCAGGTGCTGAACCACAACGCTGCGCTGTGGGACGAAGCACGAACCGTGCTGGAACAGGAACTGGGAGAACCACGGCTGCACTTCGCGATCCTCGAATCGCTCGCGACAGGCGACAAGGAGCTCAACGAAATCGCCCAGTCGACGCGTGTGCCCGCAACCTCGCTCTCGAAGTATCTCAACGTCCTCAGCGACCTCGGAATTGTCGACCGCCGACTCCCCATCGGCGCCCGGCTGAGCGCGCGCGGTGGACACTGGCACCTCCTCGATCCGTTCTTCCGCTTCTGGTTTCGTTTCGTCTTTCCGTACCAGGACGAACTTGAAAACGGCCTGAGTGGAAACGACCTCTTCGATGCGATCATTTCCGAACAGCTCCACGACCACGTCGCCGGCGAGTTCGAACGATGGTGCCAACGATGGACCCGCACCCACCGAGGCACGAAGTCACCCACCGTCGGTTCATGGTGGGGAGCGGCAACGAAGCACGGGCACACCTCCGCCGGACGTCACACCGAAGAGATCGACATCGTCGGGATCCGCCAGGGCAGACGCGTCAGCATCGTGGGGGAAGCGAAGTGGCGCACGAGGAAACTCGATGCGACGATCCTGCGCGACCTGTACGAGTACAAGCTTCCAGCACTCGAGGCCGCCGGATTCACCCTCGACCGCGACCTCGAAGTCCTGCTGTTCGCGCGCGCCGGGTACTCCGCGTCACTGCGAGCTGCGGCCGACCGAGACCAGCGCGTCACGCTCGTCGACGTCGCCGCCGCTCTCGCGCACTGA
- a CDS encoding DUF559 domain-containing protein: MAMDEAELLASVERTHGVVMPAVIEQVGLTPRQQRHRIERGIWRRMECGALVLVGVPETFWTRAFAIASVMPDAVIAGRSTARVHGIDCPGGDQIIDVITPPGGRTRCPGARIKKTVLTPADITRRSGLVVTTLERTLFDLAAILGPAALRSIIEGQLVERRTTFDRLYATFERLAGQGRPGTRNMRAALAALDSKPPTESELERRFSVLVDGLGLTQPNRQVTMPWMANERGRVDFAFVDERVVVELDGRRFHARDEAFDRDRRRDQEASVHGYETLRFTWRQVVDEPQRVAQVLSTVLRQRTATRTHQYTNR; this comes from the coding sequence ATGGCGATGGATGAAGCCGAGTTGTTGGCGTCGGTGGAACGAACCCATGGGGTCGTCATGCCGGCGGTGATCGAACAGGTCGGGCTGACCCCACGCCAGCAGCGACACCGGATCGAGCGCGGAATCTGGCGGCGAATGGAGTGTGGCGCGCTCGTACTCGTGGGCGTGCCCGAGACGTTCTGGACCCGGGCGTTCGCGATCGCCTCAGTGATGCCCGACGCGGTCATCGCAGGGCGCAGCACGGCCCGGGTGCACGGCATCGACTGCCCTGGCGGCGACCAGATCATCGACGTGATCACGCCACCCGGAGGACGCACCCGATGCCCCGGGGCTCGCATCAAAAAGACCGTGCTCACGCCTGCGGACATCACGCGGCGATCTGGTCTCGTCGTCACCACGCTCGAACGAACCCTGTTCGACCTCGCCGCAATCCTCGGGCCGGCGGCGTTGCGATCGATCATCGAGGGGCAACTCGTCGAACGACGCACGACCTTCGATCGGCTCTACGCCACGTTCGAGCGACTTGCCGGCCAAGGACGGCCCGGCACCCGGAACATGCGGGCAGCGCTGGCGGCCTTGGATTCCAAGCCGCCGACGGAATCCGAACTCGAGCGGCGCTTCAGCGTCCTGGTCGACGGGCTCGGCCTCACTCAACCGAACCGGCAGGTGACGATGCCGTGGATGGCGAACGAGCGCGGCCGGGTCGACTTCGCGTTCGTCGACGAACGGGTCGTCGTCGAGCTCGACGGCCGCCGCTTCCACGCCCGCGACGAGGCCTTCGACCGCGACCGCCGACGCGACCAGGAAGCGTCGGTGCACGGCTACGAGACGCTGCGGTTCACGTGGCGCCAAGTCGTCGACGAGCCTCAGCGGGTCGCGCAGGTGTTGAGCACCGTGCTGAGGCAACGTACAGCCACTCGAACACATCAATATACCAACCGGTAA
- a CDS encoding NAD-dependent epimerase/dehydratase family protein: MKVLVTGATGFVGSHAVRAIDAAGHDLRLLVRDPAKARALLGEAADRCDLVVGDVTDPATVGAAIDGCDAVVHAAAMVALHRRQAAEAHRTNTVAAANVLGAAARAGCDPIVHVSSVSVLQSTPPLTTIDAPLRQSTNGYSASKVDCEWMCRGMQAAGVPVATIYPSAVTGPDSPSVTAVHTMAISSTRSMPMTSSGFNLIDVRDLAAMVAAMLEPGHGPRRIMAGGHYLPWAQFLDVCDEVRGRHVRRYPAPGAALRGVGRLVDLTHLRLPVDFELSHETMVEATQACPYDSTANELELGVTLRPVADTMRDTYRWLHQAGHITAHDAGACAS, translated from the coding sequence GTGAAGGTGCTCGTGACGGGAGCCACCGGCTTTGTCGGATCACACGCCGTGCGGGCCATCGACGCCGCCGGCCACGACCTGCGACTGCTGGTGCGCGACCCGGCCAAGGCGCGGGCACTACTCGGCGAGGCGGCCGACCGCTGCGACCTCGTGGTGGGCGACGTCACCGACCCCGCCACGGTCGGCGCCGCGATCGACGGGTGCGACGCCGTCGTACACGCCGCGGCGATGGTCGCACTTCACCGCCGTCAGGCCGCCGAAGCCCACCGCACCAACACCGTCGCCGCGGCCAACGTGCTCGGCGCCGCGGCCCGAGCCGGATGCGACCCGATCGTGCACGTCAGTTCGGTGTCGGTGCTGCAGTCGACGCCGCCGCTCACCACCATCGATGCGCCGCTGCGCCAATCCACCAACGGCTACTCGGCCTCGAAAGTCGACTGCGAATGGATGTGTCGCGGCATGCAGGCCGCCGGAGTTCCCGTCGCCACCATCTATCCGTCGGCGGTCACCGGCCCCGACTCGCCGAGCGTCACCGCCGTGCACACGATGGCCATCTCCTCGACCCGTTCCATGCCGATGACCTCGTCGGGATTCAACCTGATCGACGTCCGCGACCTCGCCGCCATGGTCGCCGCGATGCTCGAACCCGGCCACGGACCCCGACGCATCATGGCCGGCGGGCACTACCTGCCGTGGGCGCAGTTTCTCGACGTGTGCGACGAGGTGCGCGGCCGTCACGTGCGGCGCTACCCCGCACCCGGCGCCGCGCTTCGAGGGGTCGGCCGGCTCGTCGACCTCACGCATCTGCGCCTGCCCGTCGACTTCGAGCTCAGCCACGAGACGATGGTCGAGGCCACCCAGGCCTGCCCGTACGACTCGACCGCGAACGAGCTCGAACTCGGCGTGACGCTGCGCCCCGTCGCCGACACCATGCGCGACACCTACAGATGGCTGCACCAGGCCGGACACATCACCGCGCACGACGCCGGCGCCTGCGCCTCCTGA
- a CDS encoding site-specific DNA-methyltransferase encodes MARTRVSTSTANFGSGRREAHDASAFYDRFVAPEISTDTTVNPPAEVDVIYEADARSMDKVADNSVALVVTSPPYFAGKQYEEDLGVNGVPADYLEYLELLRDVFAECKRVLEPGGRIAVNVANLGRRPYRSLSGDVTAILQDLGLLLRGEVVWWKGRAAGGSCAWGTFQRPSNPVLRDVTERIVIASKGRFDRALTPAQRLADDLPSTATISREEFMEATTDLWEIPPERATRVGHPAPFPVELPLRAIELYTYVDDVVLDPFMGSGSTAVAAVRSGRRFVGFDMDPNYIEIANRRVDEERERIEVSAEGGVGSDVHVELRADDFRGPVDDSLKTAIRDGRQVRELAEIVLRDAGFNDIRVDVKPRGLGITLSLVAADAGGRDWAFDVTGALTTVRGGLRRTDNLWKSLATAAVLHAGQTAGGDGGDGSGGGDAMPLVLMTTDVPKKGSSGWRALQTVMGEGRAVFDVVEVLNPEHHERLATYARASSFSDNQWS; translated from the coding sequence ATGGCCCGGACCCGAGTCTCCACGTCGACGGCGAACTTCGGTTCCGGGCGCCGCGAGGCACACGACGCCTCGGCGTTCTACGACCGTTTCGTCGCCCCGGAGATCTCCACCGACACGACGGTGAATCCGCCCGCCGAGGTCGACGTCATCTACGAGGCCGATGCGCGTTCGATGGACAAGGTCGCCGACAACTCGGTGGCGCTCGTGGTCACGTCGCCGCCGTATTTTGCGGGCAAGCAGTACGAAGAAGACCTCGGGGTCAACGGGGTTCCGGCGGATTATCTCGAGTACCTCGAGTTGTTGCGTGACGTGTTCGCCGAGTGCAAGCGGGTGCTCGAACCGGGCGGGCGGATTGCGGTGAATGTGGCGAATCTGGGGCGGCGGCCGTACCGCTCGTTGTCGGGCGATGTCACCGCCATCCTGCAGGATCTCGGGTTGTTGTTGCGCGGCGAGGTCGTGTGGTGGAAGGGGCGTGCCGCGGGCGGTTCGTGCGCATGGGGGACGTTTCAGCGCCCGTCGAATCCGGTGCTTCGCGACGTGACCGAACGCATCGTGATCGCCAGCAAGGGTCGCTTCGACCGTGCGCTCACCCCAGCGCAGCGCCTGGCGGACGACCTGCCGTCGACGGCCACGATCTCGCGCGAGGAGTTCATGGAGGCGACGACCGACCTGTGGGAGATCCCGCCGGAGCGGGCGACCCGTGTCGGCCATCCCGCCCCGTTTCCGGTCGAGCTGCCGTTGCGGGCCATCGAGCTGTACACCTACGTCGACGATGTCGTGCTCGACCCGTTCATGGGGTCGGGCAGCACTGCGGTGGCGGCGGTTCGGTCCGGGCGCCGGTTCGTGGGTTTCGACATGGACCCGAACTACATCGAGATCGCGAATCGTCGGGTCGACGAGGAGCGCGAACGCATCGAGGTGTCGGCGGAGGGCGGGGTGGGCTCGGACGTCCACGTCGAGTTGCGTGCCGACGATTTTCGTGGCCCGGTCGACGACAGCCTCAAGACGGCGATTCGCGATGGGCGTCAGGTGCGCGAGTTGGCCGAGATCGTGTTGCGAGACGCGGGGTTCAACGACATTCGTGTCGACGTGAAGCCGCGGGGGTTGGGTATCACGTTGAGTCTGGTGGCCGCCGATGCGGGCGGACGCGACTGGGCCTTCGACGTGACGGGAGCCTTGACGACGGTGCGCGGCGGCCTGCGACGCACCGACAATCTGTGGAAGTCGCTCGCCACCGCTGCGGTTCTGCATGCCGGGCAGACCGCGGGCGGTGACGGCGGCGATGGCAGCGGCGGCGGCGATGCCATGCCGCTGGTGTTGATGACCACCGACGTGCCGAAGAAGGGGTCGTCGGGGTGGCGTGCGTTGCAGACGGTGATGGGGGAGGGCCGCGCGGTGTTTGATGTGGTGGAGGTCCTGAACCCCGAACATCACGAGCGCCTCGCCACCTACGCCCGCGCCAGCTCGTTCTCCGATAACCAGTGGTCGTGA
- the purN gene encoding phosphoribosylglycinamide formyltransferase has protein sequence MNLAVLASGSGTLLDAILTSGLPISVVGVDRTCRAEEVAAAHGVECIKIERGDFTPAFDREAYDARWVEALAPYELDLIVMAGYGTILSEVMHAAYPHRILNTHPALLPSFKGWHGVRDALDYGVKVTGCTVHIATLGVDEGPILAQEAVPVLDDDDEASLHERIKDVERRLYVDTIRRVMETPNLLLGRRADATADPG, from the coding sequence GTGAATCTGGCCGTGCTCGCCTCCGGCAGCGGGACCCTCCTCGACGCGATTTTGACTTCAGGGCTGCCGATTTCGGTGGTCGGGGTCGATCGCACCTGTCGGGCCGAAGAGGTCGCTGCGGCGCACGGGGTCGAGTGCATCAAGATCGAGCGCGGCGACTTCACCCCCGCCTTCGACCGCGAGGCCTACGACGCCCGCTGGGTCGAGGCGCTCGCGCCCTATGAGCTCGATCTCATCGTGATGGCGGGGTACGGCACGATCCTCAGCGAAGTGATGCATGCCGCCTACCCGCATCGCATCCTCAACACCCATCCGGCGTTGTTGCCGTCGTTCAAGGGCTGGCACGGGGTGCGTGATGCGCTCGACTACGGCGTGAAGGTGACCGGATGCACGGTGCACATCGCCACGCTCGGCGTCGATGAGGGGCCGATCCTCGCCCAGGAGGCGGTGCCCGTGCTCGACGACGACGACGAGGCGAGCCTGCACGAGCGCATCAAGGACGTCGAGCGTCGTTTGTATGTCGACACGATCCGTCGTGTCATGGAGACCCCGAACCTGTTGCTCGGCCGCCGCGCCGACGCCACGGCCGACCCCGGCTGA
- the purH gene encoding bifunctional phosphoribosylaminoimidazolecarboxamide formyltransferase/IMP cyclohydrolase — protein MRALLSVYDKTGVVEFATALHELGVELISSGGTAKAIAAAGVPVTDVAEFTGYPAMLGHRVVTLHPLVHGAILADRNDADHQADIERYDIRPIDLVVVNLYPFSSDPSVELLDVGGPTMVRAAAKNHEFVGVLVDPTDYDSVLDEIRANGELSSGLRRRLARKAFAVTAAYDTEIVQWLDSLDSPSGVADSPAAPEGDAQPDAAAQLPETLHIAAVRSEVLRYGENPHQVGARYVTANGDSCWESAVVHQGKAMSYLNVYDADAAWRLVWSLGEERPAAVVIKHANPCGVAVADTIEEAYRLAHECDPISAFGGIVALNRPMTRAVAESLVNVFTEVVVAESYEPGALEVLGSKENLRVIETRRPVAAALDVRGIEGGWLVQTTDVVTIDRSAWKVVTDRAPSDAEMIDLELAWKVAAKVTSNTIVLVKDGQAVGIGAGQQNRRDSGRIAAEKADGRAAGGACASDAFFPFRDGLDAAIEAGATAVIQPGGSIRDQKVIDAANEAGIAMVFTGERHFKH, from the coding sequence ATGAGAGCGCTGCTGAGCGTCTACGACAAGACCGGCGTGGTGGAATTCGCCACGGCGTTGCACGAACTCGGCGTCGAGTTGATCAGTTCCGGCGGCACTGCGAAGGCGATCGCCGCGGCGGGCGTCCCGGTGACCGACGTGGCCGAGTTCACCGGGTATCCGGCGATGTTGGGGCACCGGGTCGTGACGTTGCATCCGCTCGTGCACGGGGCGATCCTCGCCGACCGCAACGACGCCGATCACCAGGCCGACATCGAGCGCTACGACATCCGCCCGATCGATCTGGTGGTGGTGAATCTCTATCCGTTCTCGTCGGATCCCAGCGTGGAACTGCTCGACGTGGGCGGGCCGACGATGGTGCGGGCCGCGGCGAAGAACCACGAGTTTGTGGGCGTTTTGGTCGACCCGACCGATTACGACTCGGTGCTCGACGAGATCCGGGCGAACGGCGAGTTGTCGTCGGGGTTGCGTCGGCGCCTGGCCCGCAAGGCGTTCGCGGTGACCGCGGCCTACGACACCGAGATCGTGCAATGGCTCGACTCGCTCGACTCGCCCTCGGGTGTCGCCGACTCGCCCGCCGCTCCTGAAGGTGACGCGCAGCCCGACGCCGCCGCGCAGCTCCCCGAAACCCTGCACATCGCCGCGGTCCGCTCGGAGGTGTTGCGTTACGGGGAGAACCCCCATCAGGTCGGGGCACGTTATGTCACCGCCAATGGCGATTCCTGCTGGGAGAGCGCGGTCGTTCACCAGGGCAAGGCGATGTCGTATCTGAACGTGTACGACGCCGATGCCGCGTGGCGGTTGGTGTGGTCGCTCGGCGAGGAACGTCCCGCCGCGGTGGTCATCAAGCATGCGAACCCGTGTGGGGTGGCGGTGGCCGACACGATCGAGGAGGCGTACCGCCTGGCACACGAGTGCGATCCGATCTCGGCCTTCGGGGGCATCGTGGCGTTGAACCGCCCGATGACCAGGGCGGTTGCCGAGTCGTTGGTGAACGTGTTCACCGAGGTGGTCGTGGCCGAATCGTATGAGCCGGGTGCGCTCGAGGTGCTGGGGTCCAAGGAGAACCTGCGGGTGATCGAAACCCGTCGCCCGGTCGCGGCGGCGCTCGACGTCCGCGGCATCGAGGGCGGGTGGTTGGTGCAGACGACCGACGTGGTCACCATCGATCGTTCGGCGTGGAAGGTCGTGACCGACCGGGCGCCGTCGGATGCGGAGATGATCGACCTCGAGTTGGCGTGGAAGGTGGCGGCGAAGGTCACCTCGAACACGATCGTGTTGGTGAAGGACGGCCAGGCGGTCGGCATCGGTGCGGGGCAGCAGAATCGCCGCGACTCGGGTCGGATCGCAGCGGAGAAGGCCGACGGCCGCGCGGCGGGCGGCGCGTGTGCGTCGGATGCGTTCTTCCCCTTCCGCGACGGGCTCGACGCAGCGATCGAGGCGGGGGCGACCGCGGTGATCCAGCCGGGCGGGTCGATCCGCGACCAGAAGGTCATCGACGCCGCGAACGAGGCGGGCATCGCCATGGTCTTCACCGGCGAGCGTCACTTCAAGCACTGA